CATTCTACCCTAGCGAAGTGCGCAAGTTGTTACTATATTTAAGACAACAAATTACGCTCTTCGCTAGGGTATTCTATGAACCAATTTTTTCATTGGCGCTGGCTGCTGGCCGGGCTTCTTTGGCTGAGCCTTGGGCCGGCCGCACAGGCTTCTCACATCAGAGGCGGCGATATCGCCTATAATTCGATAGCCTCGACCACACCCAATGTGCCGCGCTACCGCGTTACACTGCGCCTATTTCGGGATATCACGGGGGTTGAGCAGCCAACAGTCACCTTGTATGGCACGATAGGTGACTGTCATTCAGTTGACCCACGGAATTTTAGGGTAGACAATATTCTCAAGGCGCATACTTCGCGGCTAGACCAGGTGGCTTGCGTAGGTAGCAACTCCGGGTTTACCTCGTCTTTCAATACCGACGTTTTCTTGTACAACGTAGACGTTGACTTGCCCCGCGGGCAGTGGACGCTGAGCTTTACAGGGGAGAACCGCAACGCTGCCCTGCCAGCTATTCATAATTTTTACGTAGCTGCTTTCCTAGATAATCGGCTCATCACCCAGGATACCTCACCTACTTTTCTATCAACGCTCCTGCCTTCCTTACAAGGCAACTTAGCGCAGCGCTACAGCTTCAGCACGTATGATGCCGACCGCGACTCGGTAGCGTATAGCCTGGTCGCCTCGCAAGAAGCCTTGGATGTTCAGGTGCCGTGCGGCACCGCCATCGCGGGCGCAGTATCGCCGCACTTTCAGCTTAATCCGGCTACCGGCGCCGTAACCATACCAACTGGTGGCGTGCAGCAAGGCTACTACCTCACGGCTGTGCGCGTGGATGAGTACCGGCAGATAGCCGGCACCTGGCAACGTATTGGCAGCGTGACGCGCGACATTAGCTATCTGGCCCAAAATCTTGCCAATCAGCCACCTAGCTTCACAAGCCTGGCCGTAGGCGCCAGCCCGGCCCAGTCGCCCGACCAAACCATCAACATCCGCGCCGGCCAAACAGTAGACCTCACCCTCACGGCCGCCGACCCCGACGCGGGCCAGCACCTGCGCTTCAGCAGCGAGGCCACCGGCATTGTCCCCGGCCTGAGCCTGGCTGCGCTCACTGCCACGCAGGCCCGGCTAACCTGGCGGGTGCCGGCTAGCCTGCCGCCGGGTTTTTACACGGTTACTATCGCGGTGTTTGACGATGGCTGCCCCAACAGCACGGTAGAGCAGACCCTGTATTTGCGGGTAACGAACCAGACCCTAGCCACGCGCCCAGCTACTGATGCGGCGGCCGTGGCATTTCCGATGCCTTTCCGCGACCAGGTGCAGTTTCAGGCTATCACCGGCGGGCAACTGGTTTTTATCGTGGATGAGCTGGGCCGCACCGTGGCGCAGCTGCGCGCCGGGGCCGATGGCCGCGTGCTGTGGCAGCCCGCCGCTAGCCTGCCGGCGGGCCTTTACCTGGCGCGCGGTGCCGACGGCCGCCCGCTAGCCCGCCTGCTGCACGCCGCCAACTAACATACCGTCTCTGGCACGAAAAAGGCCCGTTCTGCTAGCAGAACGGGCCTTTTAAGTTAATTGCAATTTTAGCTTACAGATTGATATTCAGGCGCGTGAAGTAGTACGCACCCATAAAACCAAACTGGTTGGCGCTATAGAGGAAACGGCCACGGTTCGAGTTATCGAGCGAGGAGCTGAAGCTCGTGGCGGGGTCGGCCGAAAAATTGTTGGGGTTGTTGCGTGGGTCCACGTAAATCTTGTCGGGGTACACGTCAAACAGGTTATTCACGCCCACCGTGAGGCCCAGCTGCTTGGTAAACTGGGCGCTAACCGTGAGGTCGGTAATCCACTTGGCCGAGAACGTTTGGTCGAGGTAGGCGCGGGTCGGGTCGGCGTCGGCGGTTTTAATCTCCCCAAAGCGCACCGTGCGGGCCTCGATGCCGAAGATGCCGACGTTGTAGGCCGCTGAGAGGTTGATTTTGCTGCGCGGGTTGCCGCTTTCGAGGCGGGTGCGCTGGGCGCGGTCAAAGAGCGTGTTTTGCAGGTTGCTGGTGCCCACCGTTTGGTCGTTGTTCACGGTGGTCGAGCTGCTGTTGAAGCTGCGCACCTCCGTATGGTTAAAGTTGGCGGCGGCGGTCAGCAGCAAGCGGCTTTTTTCGCCGAGCGCAATACGCTCATTCGCTACAATATCAATACCTTGCGTGCGGGTATTCACGGCATTGGCGAAGAACTGCACCCGGCTCACGGGCAGCGTACCCAGAATGGTGGCTACGAGCGGATTGGTGCGCGTAAACTGCGCCGAAAGCACAATGCGGTCGCGGATGTCAATCTGGTAGGCATCCACGGTCAGCGTAAACTGGCGGCCGGCACTGGCGGTAAGGCCCACGCTGTAGTTGGTCGATTTCTCCTGCTTCAGCGGCTCCACGCCAAAGCCGGGCTGCGTGGGATTCGAGATGTCGTTGCGCACGATGGGGTTATCGTTGTTCACCGTGAGCACCTGATTGGCTACGCCGCTCACAAACTGCGTGCTGGTGTTGGTGAAGTAGCGCTGCTGGAGCGAAGGCGCCCGGAAGCCATTGCCAAGTGAGCCGCGCAACGCTACGGCGTCGATGAGGCTTAGGCGCGCGCCCAGCTGGCCGCTTACGTTGCCACCAAAGTCGCTGTAGCGCTCGGCACGGCCGGCGGCGTGCACCAGCAGGCGGTCGGTGATGTCGCTTTCGAGGTCGAGGTAGCCGGCCAGGTTGGTGCGCGACTTATTCACCTCATCCTGCGGCTGGTAGCCCGGAAACACCTGCGAGCCCGACGCCGTGGGCGCGTTGTTATACAAGCGCCCGCCGTTGATATACGAGGCATATTCGCCCCGCCCAATGAGGAAATTATCGAAGCGAAACTCGCCGCCGGCCGCTACGTTGAGGGTAGCTAGCGGGCCCAGGTTGTGAAACTTGCGCGACAGCGCCAGGTTGGTCGTGTTCTGCAAAAAAGCCAGCTTGCCGGCGTAGAAACTCGTGGGGTTCACCGTGACCAGGCTAGCGCCCTGCGGCAGCGAGGCATTAATGGAGCCATCTACGTTGTAGTCCAGCTCGTTGCGGCCAAAAGTGTTGCTCAAGTCTACGAACAGTTCGCCGTAGCTCTTACGGATGCCCGTGATGGCCGACTGGTCGTAAATCGTGGTGTTGATGAACGGCAGGAAGCCATTCGGGAATAGAAACAAGTCGCTCTGCGTGGGCTGGTTGGGTAGGCGGTTAAAGCCCGGCGCGCGGCCCGTGCGGTACGAGGCGCCGCCGCCCACGTACACCTCGTAGCCCTGGCCCAGGCGGTAGGCGCCATTGAGATAGCCGCCGAAGTTGCGCGTGGAAGACTGGCCCACGCGCAGGTCGACGCGGTCAAAGCCATTTTTAGCGACCAAGGCGTCGTCCTGCGCCTTGAGGTCACGGCGGGCCTGCTCAGTGTTAGCCGAGGTGGGGTAGTTGCCACCGTTGGCACCCAGGTAAATGAGCGGCGCCGTATCGGTAAATGCCCGGTTGGTGTAGCCCCGGTTGATAAATTGCCCGCTCACGTCGAGGTAGCCCCGGTGGTTGAGGCCTACGCCAAAGTTGACGTCGGCCTGCTCGGTTTTGCCGTCGCTCTGGGTCGTCTGGCCATAGTAGCCGGAACTCTGGAAGCCCGTCGAGTCGTCTTTAAGCTGAATATTAATCACGCCCGCAATGGCGTCGGAGCCGTAGAGCGCCGCCGCCCCATCGCGCAGCACCTCAATGCGCTTGATGCTGGCCGCCGGAATCACGCTCAGGTCGGTGCCCACCGAGCCGCGCCCGATGGTGCCGTTGATGTTCACCAGCGACTGCTGGTGGCGACGCTTGCCATTCACGAGCACCAGCACCTGGTCGGGGCCTAGCCCGCGCAGGCTAGCCGGGTCGATGGCGTCAGTACCATCGGAAATCGACTGGCGCGACGACTGAAACGAGGGCGCCGCGTAGGTCAGCACCTGGCTCACGTCGGTTTGGGCAAAGGCCTTGATTTCGCGGGCCGAAATCACGTCGACCGGCGAGGTAGTCAGGATATTAGAGCGGCCTTCAGTGGCGCGCGAGCCGGTGACAACCACGTCGCCAAGGTCGGTGGCCGAGGCCGTCAGGCGCACCTCCAGGCTGGTGCGGCCATTCACCGGCACCTGCTGGGTGGCAAAGCCGATGGCCGAGATGGTGAGCGTGGCGCCGGGCGTTACGGCTAGTGAGAAGTCGCCGTTGGCGCCCGTTGAGGTGCCGTTAGTAGTGCCGCGCTCCAGCACGGTGGCACCGGGCTGGGCCTCGCCGGAGGCGCTGAGCACCCGGCCCGTTACGGTCACTTTTTGCGCGTGCGCCGCCAGGGCCACCACCGTAAATAAGGGAGTAAGTAAGCGTTTTCTCATGAAAGGGTTAGGGTTTTAGTGAAAGCAAGTGAAGGGAGAATGAAAGCAAGTTATCTAATTTTTTCTCAATAAGTTACTAGTATCCTGCGCGGCTTTCGCTAGCATCCGGCTAGTTGCCACTCAAGTAGTTTGCCCGCAGTAAAATGGGTGGGGAAGAGAGCGGAAGAGCCGCCAGCTAGGGCGCTGGACCTGCATCAGATAGGTAGGTAAGCGTGGGTAGCCTACTGGCCAGCTACCCGGCGTGAGCTGCCGCTAAGATGAGCAGCAACGAACTAACCCGCTCAGGGTTTGTTCATCTGCCCACCGAAATTCCCCCGGCATTTGTTCGTTACTAATTTATTATCAATTCGTTAATTCATCACAATTTATTTCCACCAATACGAGGCCAGCGGCCCGGCAACGACATTCACGCGCTGGCCGGGTGCAGGCAGCAGCAGCGGCACCTCCGGCCCGGCCGCCTCGATGAGGCGCTGCACCGGCTGCCGCCAGGCGTGAAACGCCAGGTTGAACGTGCCCCAGTGCAGCGGCAGCAGCGGGCCGCCGCCCAGCAGCCGGTGCGCAGCCAGCGCATTGTCGGGCCCGAGGTGAATATCGGCCCACTCGGGGTCGGAGGCACCAATTTCGAGCATCACGAGGTCGAACGGCCCGTAGGCCGCGCCAATCTGCCGGAAGGCTTCGTCAAATGGGCCCGAGTCGCCACCAAAAAATACGCGGTGCCGCGGGCCTTTCAGTACCCACGAGGCCCAAAGGGTGCTGTCGCGGTTGAGCAGGCCCCGGCCCGAAAAATGGCGCGCGGGCGTAGCAATCAGCTCAAAATCATCTCCTAGCTCGATTTTATCCCACCACGTGGCCTCGGTAATGCGTGCGGCTGGCACGCCCCAGCGGCGCAGGTGCGCGCCCACCCCGAGCGGACAAAAAAACCGCTCGCCGCGCGGCGCCAGCGCCCGGATGGCCGCCTCGTCGAGGTGGTCGTAGTGGTCGTGCGAAAGAATAATGCCGTCGAGCGGCGGCAATTGGGCCAGCGGCAGCGGCGGCGCAAAAAACCGCTTCGGCCCCACCAGCTGCGAGGGAGAGGCCCGCTGGCTCCACACGGGGTCGGTGAGAAAGCGGCGGCCATCTACTTCAATCAGCGTGGTGCTGTGGCCCAGCCAGGTCACGCGCAGGGCATCGGCCGGCACGGGCGCGGCCAGCGCCGCCGCATCGGCCGGGAAAGGGCCGAGCGGCTGGTGGGGCTCGCGCTCGGCTTTCTCAAAAATGTAGCGGCGCAGCAAAGCCCCGTAGCCCGAAGGCGGGCTCACGCTGGTGGGCAGCACGTTGTAGTATTTTTTACCGGAGTGGCGGGGCTGAAGCTGCATAAGGAAAGCGAAGGAAAGCTCCGCAGACGAAACCGGCCGCGCTTTACTTCAACATCCCCTTCACCACGGGTAGCGCCCGGCTAGCCCACTGGCGCATTTGAGAGCCAGTGTAGTGCAGGCCGTCGCTGGTAAACTGGCTGGCGTCGCCGGCGGCCGCCCGCGTCAGGTCGGTGATGGGCACAAAAGTCACGCCGGCTGCCTGGCACTCGGCCTGGGCCACGGCGTTGAACTGGTCAATTTCGTGGGCTATCTGCGCCGGGTCGCGGTCGTGGGCGAAGGGCGTCTGGCCCCAATCGGGGATGCTGAGCAC
The genomic region above belongs to Hymenobacter sp. BRD128 and contains:
- a CDS encoding TonB-dependent receptor is translated as MRKRLLTPLFTVVALAAHAQKVTVTGRVLSASGEAQPGATVLERGTTNGTSTGANGDFSLAVTPGATLTISAIGFATQQVPVNGRTSLEVRLTASATDLGDVVVTGSRATEGRSNILTTSPVDVISAREIKAFAQTDVSQVLTYAAPSFQSSRQSISDGTDAIDPASLRGLGPDQVLVLVNGKRRHQQSLVNINGTIGRGSVGTDLSVIPAASIKRIEVLRDGAAALYGSDAIAGVINIQLKDDSTGFQSSGYYGQTTQSDGKTEQADVNFGVGLNHRGYLDVSGQFINRGYTNRAFTDTAPLIYLGANGGNYPTSANTEQARRDLKAQDDALVAKNGFDRVDLRVGQSSTRNFGGYLNGAYRLGQGYEVYVGGGASYRTGRAPGFNRLPNQPTQSDLFLFPNGFLPFINTTIYDQSAITGIRKSYGELFVDLSNTFGRNELDYNVDGSINASLPQGASLVTVNPTSFYAGKLAFLQNTTNLALSRKFHNLGPLATLNVAAGGEFRFDNFLIGRGEYASYINGGRLYNNAPTASGSQVFPGYQPQDEVNKSRTNLAGYLDLESDITDRLLVHAAGRAERYSDFGGNVSGQLGARLSLIDAVALRGSLGNGFRAPSLQQRYFTNTSTQFVSGVANQVLTVNNDNPIVRNDISNPTQPGFGVEPLKQEKSTNYSVGLTASAGRQFTLTVDAYQIDIRDRIVLSAQFTRTNPLVATILGTLPVSRVQFFANAVNTRTQGIDIVANERIALGEKSRLLLTAAANFNHTEVRSFNSSSTTVNNDQTVGTSNLQNTLFDRAQRTRLESGNPRSKINLSAAYNVGIFGIEARTVRFGEIKTADADPTRAYLDQTFSAKWITDLTVSAQFTKQLGLTVGVNNLFDVYPDKIYVDPRNNPNNFSADPATSFSSSLDNSNRGRFLYSANQFGFMGAYYFTRLNINL
- a CDS encoding MBL fold metallo-hydrolase, with the translated sequence MQLQPRHSGKKYYNVLPTSVSPPSGYGALLRRYIFEKAEREPHQPLGPFPADAAALAAPVPADALRVTWLGHSTTLIEVDGRRFLTDPVWSQRASPSQLVGPKRFFAPPLPLAQLPPLDGIILSHDHYDHLDEAAIRALAPRGERFFCPLGVGAHLRRWGVPAARITEATWWDKIELGDDFELIATPARHFSGRGLLNRDSTLWASWVLKGPRHRVFFGGDSGPFDEAFRQIGAAYGPFDLVMLEIGASDPEWADIHLGPDNALAAHRLLGGGPLLPLHWGTFNLAFHAWRQPVQRLIEAAGPEVPLLLPAPGQRVNVVAGPLASYWWK